GCGTCGACCATTCGCACGGCATTGCGCGAGACGGGACATTTCATCGATCCGCATACAGCCGTCGGCATTGCCGTCGCGGAGAAGGAGCCGCGAGATCCGTCGCTGCCGATGGTCGTCTTGTCCACCGCGCATGCGGCGAAATTCCCCGATGCGGTGGAAGCCGCATGCGGCGAGCGTCCGCCTTTGCCGAACTGGCTGTCCGATCTCAATGAACGGAAGGAGCACATCACCAGGCTGCCCTCCGATCAGACGCAAGTTGAAAAGTTTGTACAGGCGGCCTCACGGGCCGCGCGTGAAGGAGCTGCCGCATGAGCGTTGAAGTCACCCGTCTGCCGTCCGGTCTTACCGTCGTGACCGACGCGATGCCGCATCTCGAAACCGCCTCGCTTGGCGTGTGGGTCGGTGCCGGCAGCCGTGATGAAATGGCCGACGAGCATGGCATCGCCCATCTGCTCGAGCACATGGCCTTCAAAGGGACGAAGCGCCGCAACGCGCGCCAGATCGCCGAGGAAATCGAAGCGGTCGGCGGCGATCTCAATGCCGCGACCAGCGTTGAAACGACGACTTATTATGCACGCGTGCTGAAGCCCGACGTGCCGCTGGCGCTCGATGTGCTGTCGGACATCCTCGCCAATCCGGCTTTCGATCCGGAGGAATTGTCGCGCGAACACAATGTGATCATGCAGGAAATCGGCGCTGCCGAAGACACGCCCGACGACATCGTGTTCGACCATCTGCAGCGTGTCGCCTTCCCCGGTCAACCGATCGGACGCCCGATCCTTGGCACCCGCGACAGCGTCAAATCGATCAACGCCAGTCGTCTGCGTCAGTATCTCGCCCGCAATTATCGCGGTCCGGACATGGTCGTCGCCGCCTCCGGTTCGGTGACGCACGAACTGATCGTGGATGAAGCCGAGCGGTTGTTTGGAAGTTTCAAGAGCGACGCGGCTCCCGCACCGGAAGCTGCCCGCTTCGTCGGCGGTCAGTATATCGAGCGGCAGGATCTGGAGCAGGCGCATCTGGCGCTGGCGCTGGAGGGACTGCCGCAGCGCGATCCGCTGCTGTTCAGCTTGCAGGTGTTCTCCAACATCATGGGCGGCGGCATGTCATCGCGCCTGTTCCAGGAAGTGCGCGAGATCCGTGGCCTCTGCTACACGATTTCCAGCTTCCACATGGCCTATTCCGACACCGGCTTTTTCGGAATCTATGCCGGCACCGACGACAATGATGCGCCGGAGCTGATGCAGGTGGTGATCGACCAGCTTGAGCGCGCCGTCTCCACCATCACTGACGAGGAAGTGGCGCGCGCCAAGGCGCAGATGAAGGCCGGCCTTTTGATGGCGCTCGAAAGCTCGAGCGCCCGCGCCGAGCAGCTTGCCCGTCAGATCATGATCTATGGCCGGCCTTTGCCGTTGTCTGAGATCGTCGCCAAGATCGAAGCCGTGACGGTGGAAAGCACGCAGGCTGCCGGACGCGCCTTGCTGGCACGCAGCCGCCCGGCAGTTGCAGGCCTTGGACCGGGTCGCGGGCTGGAACGCGCAGCGCTGCTCGTGGAGAATTTTGCACGCGCCGCGGCGTGATATTAGTCTTGGCGACTCAAAGAGCCCGCACATGGCACGCGGGCGGACAAGGCGATGGCTTTCTTTCGTTCGATCCATGTGAGCGAACAGCTTCCCGTCGTGCAGGGCGACAACGTCTTCCTGCGCGCGCCGCAAATGACCGATTTCAGCGAATGGGCCGCCTTGCGGGAAAAGAGCCGCGATTTCCTCGTCCCGTGGGAGCCGACCTGGCCGGAGGATGACCTGACACGCTCGGCATTCCGCCGGCGGTTGCGGCGCTACAACGAGGACATGCGCGGTGACCTCACCTACCCTTTTCTCCTGTTCCGCAAATCCGACAACGCCATGCTCGGCGGATTGACGCTGACCAATATCCGGCGCGGCGTGGCGCAGGCCGGCAGTCTCGGCTACTGGACCGGGGCCCCTTTTGCGGGCCAAGGCTATATGACACGCGGCGTCGCAGCATTGATCCCGTTCGCGTTTGATGCCCTTCGGTTGCACCGCATCGAGGCCGCCTGCATTCCCACCAATTCGCCCTCGATCAAGCTGCTGGAGCGGACCGGCTTCAAGCGCGAGGGCTATGCGCGAGAATATCTCTGCATCAACGGATTGTGGCAGGATCACCTGCTTTACGCCCGCCTGAAGGGCGATTAACCACACATCCGCGGCATGCCTTGGGCTGGCCATGGTTCGCTTGCTATAGTCATGGCGCTTTTGGGGTGCTGCCCGGCTTGGCCGGGCCAGAGCATGATGCCGAAAAGTGCGAAGCGGTTTTCGGACGACATCATGCTCTCATGTATCAGAATCGGGTTTTGAGTATGCGTCGGGGATCAAGCAACAATCACCGCATTATGCGGATCGCACCGTTTGCAGCCATTGCACTGTTGGCGGCCGGATGCTCGTCGTCAGGGGTTAGCAACGAAGCTTCGCTGAGCCAGGCGATGGCGGGCACTGCTCCCGCAGCCAATCCCGACACAACCGGTTCGACCGGCAATCTCGAACGCTGCCCGAATGTCGAATTGCGACAGGGCGCGGGCACCTACGCCATCAACACGCCATCACGCGACCCGTCGGCGATGCAATTGCGCTATCAGATCTCGATCGGGCAGACCGCACGCGAATGCAAGAATGTCGGCGGCAATCTCGTCATGCGCGTCGGCCTGCAGGGCCGTGTCGTGCTTGGCCCGGCTGGCGGCCCCGGCAATCTCGACATTCCGATCCGCTATGCCGTGGTCGAAGAAGGCATGCAGCCGAAGACCATTTTCACCAAGATGGAGCGTGTTCCGGTGTCGATCGGCGAAGGCCAGCCGCATGTGGCGTTCACGCATATCGAGGAGGAGATTTCGGTGCCGATGCCCGCGGGTGCGGCATTTGACAATTACATCATCTATGTCGGCTTTGATCCGATCGGCGCCTCGCAGGAGAAGAAACCTGCGCCCAGGCGCGCGCGTCAAAGCTGACGCAGGCTCTTTCTCCTTAAAACAAAAACGGCGGCTCAGAGCATGAGCCGCCGTTTTTGTTTCGGGTCATGACGCAGAAGCCTAATTCAGCTTCTTCTTGACGTCGTCAATGCCGCGCGAGATCAGGTCGGCTGCAATCGAACCCTTGGCGGTATGCGCCAGCACCTTTTCGGCGGCACCGACCGCAACTTCAGCAGCGACACTGCGCACTTCGGCCAGAGCCTGAGCTTCGGCCTGCGCGATCTTGGCCTCCGCCATTTGCGTGCGGCGGGTGACAAAATCCTCGAGCTTGGCATGCGCCTCGGCGGCAAGACGCTCGGCATCGGCCTTGGCACTCTCGATGATGTCGGCCGCTTCCTTCTCGGCATTGGCCGTCTTCTGCTTGTATTCGGCCAGCAGCGCCACGGCTTCCGCCTTCAGACGCGCGGCCTCTTCAAGCTCCGATTGAATGCGCGAACTGCGCTTGTCGAGCGTGCTCGCGATCGTCTTGTGGACGCCCAAATAGAGCAATCCAGCCAGAAAGATCACCAGCGCTACGGCAACCCAGAATTCTGCTTCGAACATGGTCTGGATCCTTAGCGCTTCATCGACTGGTCGACAGCGTCGGAGACCGAAGCTTGGTCCGGCTTGTTACCGATCAGGCGCTCGACGATCGCCGAAGCCGTATCGGTGGCAATACCACGAACATTCGACATGGCCGCGGTCTTGGTCTGCTCGATGGTCTTTTCCGCATCCTGCAGACGCTCATGCAGTTTGCCTTCGAGCGTCTTGCGGCGCACGTCCGCTTCGGCCGTCAGCTTGTCACGCGTCTGACCGGCAATCGACTGTGCGTTGGTCCGCGCATCGGCCAGCTTCTTTTCATAATCGGCGATGGCCGCGTCGGTCTCGTCCTTCAGCTTCTGTGCCGCCGCGAGATCGTCGGCAATCTTGCCGGCTCGCGCCTCGACGATGGCGCCGACGCGCGGCAAAGCCACACGCGACATCAAAACGTAGAGCAGAACGAAGGCGATCGCGAACCAGATCAGCTGGGACGCGAAGGTTTCCGAATTGAATGGCGGGAACGGCGCTTTCGCTCCGTCATGAGCACCGCCATGGGCTTCGGTAGTCGCTTTGGTGGCCATCGGGACTCTCTCCACCTGCGCGCGCGAACCGCGCGCAGGTCCTCACTCCTTGAGGATTAGACGGCGAACAGCAGCAGCAGCGCGATCAGCAGCGAGAAGATGCCGAGCGCTTCGGTCACCGCAAAGCCGAAGATCAGGTTGCCGAACTGGCCCTGGGCAGCCGACGGGTTACGCAGCGCCGAACCGAGGAAGTTGGCGAAGATGTTACCCACGCCGACGCCGGCGAGGCCCATGCCGAGGCAAGCGATGCCGGCACCGATGTACTTTGCTGCAACAGGATCCATTGATTGCTCCTTTGGGATCGATCTGATGAGAGGGTTGCCCGGGCGTCAGTGGCCCGGGTGAATAGCGTCGTTGAGATAGATGCAGGTCAGGATCGTGAACACATAGGCCTGCAGGAAGGCGACCAGGAATTCGAGAGCGGTCAGCGCCACGGTCATGCCGAGCGGCAGGACCGCGCCGAGCCAGCCGAGGAACCCGAGGCCGCCGAGCATCGTCACGAAGCCTGCGAACACCTTCAGCGTGATGTGGCCGGCAAAGACGTTGGCGAACAGACGCACGCTATGAGAGATCGGCCGCGACAGGAACGAGATCACCTCGATCAGCACGATCAGCGGCATGATGTAGATCGGCACGCCACTCGGAACGAACAGCTTCAGGAATTTCACACCGTTCTTGTAGAAACCATAGATCAGCACCGTCAGGAACACGATCATCGCCAGCGCGGCGGTGATGATGAGATGGCTGGTCACCGTGAAGGTGCCCGGGATCATCCCGATCATGTTCGCAAACAGAATGAAGGTGAACAGCGTGAAGACGAGGGGGAAGAACTTCATCCCCTCCTTGCCGGCCGAACTTCGCAACGTGTCCGCGACAAATTCGTAGGTGATTTCCGCGATCGACTGCATCCGGCCCGGAATGACGGCCCGGCTGGCGGTGGCGCCCAGCATCAGCAGAGAGACGCCGGCGACTGCGAGAAACATGTACAGCGCAGAATTGGTGAAGGCGATTTCGTGTCCGCCAATATGACCGAGCGTAACGATCTTCTGGATTTCGAACTGGTGGATCGGATCGGCCATGGCCGCGTCTTGGTCCTTCGGTCGCCGCGCGAATGCGGATCAGGTTTTGTCAGCGCCGCCACCGGGAAGTTTGCTTGGCGCAAGAACCCCGGCCGCACGCATCACGTTCAACACCCCGGCCACGAAGCCGAGCAGCACAAATACGATCATCCCCCACGGCGAGAGTCCCAGCAGGCGATCCAGCAACCAGCCGATAACCGCCCCCACGAGCACGCCCGCCACAAGTTCGGCGGAGAGCCGGAAACCGCGCGCCATTGCTGACGGATCGGAACCCGATTGCGGGGATTCGCGCACCTCCGGTTTGCGTCGCTCGACTTGATCGAGCTTCGCACCGAGGCTCTTCAGCCTCGCGGAGAAGGCAGCTTCCGAAGAGGCTGGATTTTTCGAACCGTCTTTGTCGCGTGCGCCGTCAGCCATGCTTTCGACACTCGCCTCAGGAAACGTCCCGAAGGCCCTCGTACCCCTCAAAGCCGGGCGGACCATACTTATGCGGTTTTCGCAAGTCAAGAAACGCTGTGCGCCGCGCAATGCTGGAATAACAACGTAGTTTCAATTACTTGGCCAGCAGCGACAACGCGTCATCCGGATCGCCACGCGACTTTCGGTGCAGGTTCGGTGAATGCTACAATCCGATCGTAGGTCAAAGGGGATTTTGCCCATGTTTCGCACCCTCGTTATCGCCCCGTTTCTGCTGCTCGCAGCCCCGGCTGCGGCCCAGAACGCACCCGATACGGACAATGGCCGCTATACGCTGAACCGGACGGATGACGGCTATCTGCGGCTCGACCAGCAGACGGGTCATGTGTCGGTCTGCACCCGCCGCGAACTTGGCTGGGCCTGCCACCCGGTTCCGGACGAGCGCAGCGCGCTGGAAGAAGAGATCGCCCGGCTGCAGAAGGCGAATGCCGCTCTCAAGAAAGACATGCTGGCGCGCGGCGTCACCCCGCCCGGCACCCCGCAGGCGAAAGCGCAGACACCGCCGCAGGACGGCAAGTCGCCGACAGACGCGGAGATCGACCGCGCCATAGCAACCGCCGAGCGGATCTGGCGGCGCCTGGTCGAAATGATCGCGCGGCTGCAGCGGGACATCTTCACCCAGATCTGAGTGGCATCGTGGGCTTGTCCACCATCACCACGGTGACCGCCAATGTCATCGCCACCGCCGAATTGACGATCGACACGCCCGGCGAAGGCTTCATCGATATCACCGCCGAGGTGCGCCATTTCGCTGACAAGGCCACCGCACGGGACGGCACGGTCTCGCTGTTCTTGCGCCACACGTCGGCGTCGCTGACGATCCAGGAAAATGCCGATCCCGATGTCCTGCGCGATCTGACCACGGCGCTGCGTCACCTTGCCCCACGCGATTTCGGCTGGATTCACGATACCGAAGGCCCCGATGACATGCCCGCCCATGTGCGGACGATGCTGACGGGTGTGTCCCTGCAAATCCCGATTGTGGGCGGACATCTTGCACTTGGCACCTGGCAGGGCATCTATCTGATCGAGCATCGCGCTCGTCCGCACCGGCGCCAGATCATTCTGCAATTCGCCGGCAGCCAGCGCGGTTAGAGCGTTTTCGAGCGAAGTGGGTACCGGTTCGCGTGAAGAAAACGCGTCAAAACAAAAGCTGGAGGCCCCGGCTTTGATCCCATCAAAGCCGAAGGGCTCCAGGATACATCTTGAGGTTGGCGGCAGGCTTTCTCTCGACTTAGGCAAAAATGTTGTAAAGTCGTCACATGTGGCGCCGTGGATTGATCAAGGAATGACGCCGAAGTGACAGAAACGACATATCGCCTGGTGATCGCCGACGATCACCCGCTGTTCCGCGGGGCACTCCGCGAATCCGTCGGCGGATTGTTTGGCCGGGTCGAAATTTCCGAAGCCGGCTCGTTCGACGACGTGTCCAAGCTTCTCGAAGCCGGCAGCGATGTCGACCTGATCCTGCTCGACCTCACCATGCCCGGCGTGCGGGGCTTTTCCGGCCTGATGTATCTGCGCGCCCAATATCCCGGTGTGCCGGTCGTCGTGGTGTCGGGAAACGACGACCCGACCGTCATCCGCCGCTGCATGGATTTCGGCGCCTCCGGCTTCATTCCGAAAACGTTGGATATCGAAGAGATGCGGGCCGCGATCGGTGCCGTCCTGAAAGGCGGCGTCTGGACGCCTCCGGATATCGATCTCGAGGCCGGAACGGATGTGGAAACCGCGGCCCTGCTTGCCCGGCTGGCGACGCTGACGCCGCAACAGGTGCGCGTCTTGATGATGCTGTCGGAGGGTCTGCTCAACAAGCAGATCGCCTACGAGCTGTCTGTGTCGGAAGCCACCGTGAAGGCGCATGTCTCGGCGATCCTGCAGAAGCTCGGCGTCGAAAGCCGTACCCAGGCGGTGATTGCGGCCTCGAAGATCGAAGTCGGCCAGTGGCCGGCGCTGGAGCAATGATCACTCTGCCGCAATCGTCTGCATGCGCCACTGCGCCAGCAAGGCACGGAGCGCAGCCGGCTTCACGGGCTTATTGAGGATCGGCACATCGTGACGACGCGCCTCGTCTCGCACGCGCGGCGTACGGTCGGCGGTGATCAGGATCGACGGCATGGTACGGCCGAAACGCTCCCGCAACCGCACGATCACATCGATCCCGTTGCCATCGTCGAGATGATAATCGACCAGAAGGCCGCTGAGCACCGAATCCGATGTTTCGATGACCGCTATCGCCGCTGACAGGTTCGGCGCTTTCATCACCTGACAACCCCAGCCGCTCAGCAATGCTTCCATGCCGTCGAGGATCTGGGGATCGTTATCGATACACAGCACCGCCATGCCGCCAAGCTGCGCAGGAATCGCGCGCACCGGGCGCTGCAGCACCGACGCACGCACCGCGGCCGCAACCGGCACCTCGACCGAGAACATCGAGCCGCGCCCGGGCCGCGACTTCAACTCCACGGAGTGATTCAACACGCGGCCGATCCGTTCGACGATCGACAAGCCGAGCCCAAGGCCGCGCGCAACCTTCGCACCATCCTGCAACCGGTGAAATTCACGGAAGATCGCACGCGTCTGCGATGGCGGAATACCGAGCCCGCTGTCATGCACTTCGATCCGCAGCGCGCCATGGGTGCGACGGCAACCAACAAGAACCCGCCCCCGCGGCGTATACTTGATCGCGTTCGAAATCAGGTTTTGCAGGAGCCGCCGCAGCAACCGCCGGTCCGACCGCACGGTTGCGCTGGACAGGACGAAGGTCAGATCGAGCCCTTTCTCACGCGCCAGCGGGGCGAATTCGACCTCAAGCTGGCGCATCATCT
The genomic region above belongs to Pseudorhodoplanes sinuspersici and contains:
- a CDS encoding response regulator transcription factor; the encoded protein is MTETTYRLVIADDHPLFRGALRESVGGLFGRVEISEAGSFDDVSKLLEAGSDVDLILLDLTMPGVRGFSGLMYLRAQYPGVPVVVVSGNDDPTVIRRCMDFGASGFIPKTLDIEEMRAAIGAVLKGGVWTPPDIDLEAGTDVETAALLARLATLTPQQVRVLMMLSEGLLNKQIAYELSVSEATVKAHVSAILQKLGVESRTQAVIAASKIEVGQWPALEQ
- a CDS encoding F0F1 ATP synthase subunit A, which produces MADPIHQFEIQKIVTLGHIGGHEIAFTNSALYMFLAVAGVSLLMLGATASRAVIPGRMQSIAEITYEFVADTLRSSAGKEGMKFFPLVFTLFTFILFANMIGMIPGTFTVTSHLIITAALAMIVFLTVLIYGFYKNGVKFLKLFVPSGVPIYIMPLIVLIEVISFLSRPISHSVRLFANVFAGHITLKVFAGFVTMLGGLGFLGWLGAVLPLGMTVALTALEFLVAFLQAYVFTILTCIYLNDAIHPGH
- a CDS encoding GNAT family N-acetyltransferase, which codes for MAFFRSIHVSEQLPVVQGDNVFLRAPQMTDFSEWAALREKSRDFLVPWEPTWPEDDLTRSAFRRRLRRYNEDMRGDLTYPFLLFRKSDNAMLGGLTLTNIRRGVAQAGSLGYWTGAPFAGQGYMTRGVAALIPFAFDALRLHRIEAACIPTNSPSIKLLERTGFKREGYAREYLCINGLWQDHLLYARLKGD
- a CDS encoding M16 family metallopeptidase; this translates as MSVEVTRLPSGLTVVTDAMPHLETASLGVWVGAGSRDEMADEHGIAHLLEHMAFKGTKRRNARQIAEEIEAVGGDLNAATSVETTTYYARVLKPDVPLALDVLSDILANPAFDPEELSREHNVIMQEIGAAEDTPDDIVFDHLQRVAFPGQPIGRPILGTRDSVKSINASRLRQYLARNYRGPDMVVAASGSVTHELIVDEAERLFGSFKSDAAPAPEAARFVGGQYIERQDLEQAHLALALEGLPQRDPLLFSLQVFSNIMGGGMSSRLFQEVREIRGLCYTISSFHMAYSDTGFFGIYAGTDDNDAPELMQVVIDQLERAVSTITDEEVARAKAQMKAGLLMALESSSARAEQLARQIMIYGRPLPLSEIVAKIEAVTVESTQAAGRALLARSRPAVAGLGPGRGLERAALLVENFARAAA
- a CDS encoding F0F1 ATP synthase subunit C, producing the protein MDPVAAKYIGAGIACLGMGLAGVGVGNIFANFLGSALRNPSAAQGQFGNLIFGFAVTEALGIFSLLIALLLLFAV
- a CDS encoding F0F1 ATP synthase subunit B; amino-acid sequence: MATKATTEAHGGAHDGAKAPFPPFNSETFASQLIWFAIAFVLLYVLMSRVALPRVGAIVEARAGKIADDLAAAQKLKDETDAAIADYEKKLADARTNAQSIAGQTRDKLTAEADVRRKTLEGKLHERLQDAEKTIEQTKTAAMSNVRGIATDTASAIVERLIGNKPDQASVSDAVDQSMKR
- a CDS encoding ATP F0F1 synthase subunit B (Produces ATP from ADP in the presence of a proton gradient across the membrane. Subunit B is part of the membrane proton channel.), which produces MFEAEFWVAVALVIFLAGLLYLGVHKTIASTLDKRSSRIQSELEEAARLKAEAVALLAEYKQKTANAEKEAADIIESAKADAERLAAEAHAKLEDFVTRRTQMAEAKIAQAEAQALAEVRSVAAEVAVGAAEKVLAHTAKGSIAADLISRGIDDVKKKLN
- a CDS encoding secondary thiamine-phosphate synthase enzyme YjbQ; translated protein: MGLSTITTVTANVIATAELTIDTPGEGFIDITAEVRHFADKATARDGTVSLFLRHTSASLTIQENADPDVLRDLTTALRHLAPRDFGWIHDTEGPDDMPAHVRTMLTGVSLQIPIVGGHLALGTWQGIYLIEHRARPHRRQIILQFAGSQRG
- a CDS encoding AtpZ/AtpI family protein encodes the protein MADGARDKDGSKNPASSEAAFSARLKSLGAKLDQVERRKPEVRESPQSGSDPSAMARGFRLSAELVAGVLVGAVIGWLLDRLLGLSPWGMIVFVLLGFVAGVLNVMRAAGVLAPSKLPGGGADKT